Proteins encoded within one genomic window of Glycine soja cultivar W05 chromosome 1, ASM419377v2, whole genome shotgun sequence:
- the LOC114385181 gene encoding uncharacterized protein LOC114385181, producing the protein MELQEIKCAGNSFTWIRPNGYVKSRLDRFLVSEHWLSLWPESCQLVLQRNLSDHCPTILQNSMVDWGPKPFRVFDWWLQQKGYQKMVREAWNNDQQGGSGGIVLKNKLKNFKAAIKQWSKVEGNINAKKILNIQQKLNEVENLASHRILSDQELKDRNSLQQELWNASDAFEYLMTQKSRARWLKEGDYNTSYFHKIINFRRAYNAIPGILIDGEWVQQPNTVKNVAANFFHNRFTKQNHSRPTLNRVQFNSISRGQKEQLTAPFSHQEVKEAVWRG; encoded by the coding sequence ATGGAGCTTCAGGAAATTAAGTGTGCTGGGAATAGTTTTACTTGGATTAGGCCTAATGGTTATGTGAAAAGCAGGCTTGATAGATTCTTGGTTTCGGAGCATTGGCTATCTCTTTGGCCTGAGAGCTGTCAACTTGTCCTCCAAAGGAATCTTTCTGATCATTGCccaaccatcttgcaaaatagCATGGTGGATTGGGGTCCTAAGCCCTTTAGGGTGTTTGACTGGTGGCTGCAACAAAAAGGGTATCAAAAAATGGTGAGGGAGGCTTGGAATAATGATCAGCAGGGGGGTTCGGGGGGTATTGTCCTTAAAAATAAGCTGAAAAACTTCAAAGCTGCTATAAAGCAGTGGAGCAAGGTAGAGGGGAATATTAATGCCAAGAAGATCCTCAACATTCAACAGAAACTAAATGAGGTGGAGAATCTAGCCTCTCATCGAATTCTGTCTGATCAAGAGCTTAAGGACAGAAACTCTCTTCAGCAGGAGTTATGGAATGCTTCAGATgcttttgaatatttaatgaCACAAAAATCTAGGGCCAGATGGTTGAAGGAAGGGGACTACAACACTAGTTACTtccacaaaataataaatttcaggAGAGCATACAATGCTATTCCAGGTATTCTTATTGATGGGGAGTGGGTCCAGCAACCTAATACAGTGAAGAATGTAGCTGCTAATTTCTTCCATAACAGATTCACTAAACAGAACCACTCTAGACCTACCTTGAATAGGGTTCAATTCAATTCTATTTCTCGGGGGCAAAAGGAGCAGTTGACTGCCCCTTTCTCTCACCAAGAGGTCAAAGAAGCTGTCTGGAGGGGATAA